The following proteins come from a genomic window of Liolophura sinensis isolate JHLJ2023 chromosome 13, CUHK_Ljap_v2, whole genome shotgun sequence:
- the LOC135480249 gene encoding uncharacterized protein LOC135480249: MSTKASRMAFLPHFSLRSIKSLLSLALLTSSLGATLIFLSTDFHGKTLPIDRGHVEVPRYIPVGNISNLEMALKKIAEYETILRRHDLLPDENQKILSSRTLDRNVELNSTRKEVVKHVTVIMYSHGESFECLKHRVETVVQEYPDIGIIVASDFKESSAFKHTKVVHIPNISGEGEALEIMISRVDSRYFLYLSPGVHIAPHADDQGVGWLYHALESIPELDFVGGSFLREEKVPRSRYPWFEVPCHRLRLCKWKFSQSMEYRYSVGDMMICEETSQSFMGRVESIKKVGTFDKKLKFMATTDFFLRGKGKTVVGLRPEVYFYVSKTCAAEILSEDQRADRSLDFMVKHEVTRYIDSFGVESKIKRPKNLKHRFDSTIEHWKHDTFALPDFVDGLEYNLRVGSDFFESKNISFFIEGGMSLGAIRMRSILPWDSGDIDTGFHDDWKKVKTELDKYMKEKKILGKLNTAPMSKGYKELMLFAGDRADGDNGVNTMFPQSKPASPDSFMSAYINGRLYPLPKNIFKSIRHYYGLTYLEMYGFYGGRAKCKKPGHHACLPAEFSEGGGHWRDYYCTI; encoded by the exons ATGTCGACTAAAGCCTCAAGGATGGCTTTCTTACCACATTTTTCTTTGCGAAGTATCAAGTCGTTGCTCAGTTTAGCACTTCTAACATCATCTTTGGGAGCCACGCTCATTTTTCTTTCTACGGATTTTCATGGTAAAACGTTGCCCATTGATCGCGGACACGTTGAAGTTCCCCGTTACATCCCTGTAGGGAATATATCAAACCTCGAAATGGCTCTGAAAAAAATTGCAGAGTACGAGACAATATTACGTCGACACGACCTGCTGCCGGACGAGAATCAGAAAATTCTTTCTTCTCGTACGTTGGACAGAAACGTGGAGCTCAACAGCACGAGGAAGGAAGTTGTAAAACACGTGACTGTCATAATGTATTCACACGGCGAATCGTTTGAGTGCTTGAAGCATAGAGTGGAGACCGTAGTGCAGGAATACCCTGACATCGGGATCATCGTGGCGTCGGATTTCAAAGAATCCTCGGCTTTTAAACACACCAAGGTTGTGCATATTCCCAACATTTCAGGAGAAGGGGAGGCTTTAGAAATCATGATTTCACGGGTGGACTCGCGATATTTTCTGTACTTGTCGCCCGGTGTCCACATTGCACCGCACGCAGATGACCAAGGGGTGGGCTGGTTGTACCATGCATTAGAATCTATCCCAGAATTAGATTTTGTCGGCGGTTCATTCTTACGGGAAGAGAAAGTCCCCAGATCCCGATATCCGTGGTTTGAAGTGCCCTGTCATCGCCTACGCCTTTGTAAATGGAAATTCTCGCAGTCTATGGAATATCGCTACAGCGTTGGAGATATGATGATTTGCGAGGAAACTTCACAGTCTTTTATGGGCCGGGTAGAGAGTATAAAAAAAGTCGGCACCTTTgacaaaaagttaaaatttatgGCAACTACTGACTTCTTCCTCAGAGGCAAGGGGAAAACTGTTGTAGGGCTAAGACCGGAAGTGTACTTTTACGTGTCCAAGACATGCGCAGCGGAGATCTTATCAGAGGATCAACGAGCTGATAGAAGTTTGGATTTTATGGTGAAACATGAGGTGACCAGATACATTGATTCTTTTGGTGTAGAATCTAAAATCAAACGTCCAAAAAACCTCAAACATCGTTTTGATAGTACTATTGAGCATTGGAAACATGACACATTTGCTCTCCCAGATTTTGTTGATGGCCTTGAATACAACTTAAGGGTGGGATCGGACTTTTTCGAGTCCAAG AACATTTCCTTCTTCATCGAGGGCGGCATGAGTTTAGGTGCTATCAGAATGCGGAGTATCCTCCCTTGGGACTCTGGGGATATTGACACGGGCTTCCATGACGATTGGAAAAAAGTTAAAACTGAACTAGACAAGTACATGAAAGAGAAGAAGATTCTGGGCAAACTTAACACAG CTCCAATGAGTAAGGGTTATAAAGAGCTGATGCTTTTCGCCGGAGATCGGGCAGATGGTGATAATGGGGTGAACACCATGTTTCCTCAGTCCAAGCCTGCTAGCCCTGATAGTTTCATGAGTGCCTATATTAATGGTCGGCTCTATCCACTaccaaagaatatttttaaaagcatAAGACATTATTATGGTCTGACATACCTTGAAATGTATGGTTTCTACGGTGGAAGGGCCAAGTGTAAAAAGCCAGGTCACCACGCATGTTTACCGGCCGAATTTTCAGAAGGTGGTGGCCATTGGCGGGATTATTATTGTACCATATGA